Proteins co-encoded in one Kribbella solani genomic window:
- a CDS encoding HhH-GPD-type base excision DNA repair protein, translating into MLRELQLTGNPDADQLLNDDPFALLVGMLLDQQYPMEHAFSGPLKIANRMDGFDLRKIAAADVEEFVELAVTPPAIHRYGGSMGRRVHALAQEILDKYDGETSNIWLAGRPKPDGAEVLKRLKALPGFGEQKAKIFLALLGKQRGVQPKGWREAAGNYGDRGSRRSIADVTDAASLLEVRNFKKAAKAAAKA; encoded by the coding sequence ATGCTGCGCGAACTGCAACTCACCGGCAACCCGGACGCCGACCAGCTGCTCAACGACGACCCGTTCGCCCTGCTGGTCGGGATGCTCCTGGACCAGCAGTACCCGATGGAGCACGCCTTCTCCGGACCGCTGAAGATCGCGAACCGGATGGACGGTTTCGACCTGCGCAAGATCGCCGCGGCCGACGTGGAGGAGTTCGTCGAGCTCGCCGTCACACCGCCGGCGATCCACCGGTACGGCGGGTCAATGGGCCGCCGGGTACACGCCCTGGCCCAGGAGATCCTCGACAAGTACGACGGTGAAACCAGCAACATCTGGCTGGCCGGGCGCCCGAAGCCGGACGGGGCCGAGGTGCTGAAGCGGCTGAAGGCGCTGCCGGGCTTCGGCGAGCAGAAGGCGAAGATCTTTCTCGCGCTGCTCGGCAAGCAGCGCGGCGTGCAGCCGAAGGGCTGGCGTGAGGCCGCCGGCAACTACGGCGACCGCGGCTCCCGGCGCTCGATCGCGGACGTCACCGACGCCGCGTCGCTGCTGGAGGTCCGCAACTTCAAGAAGGCCGCTAAGGCCGCCGCCAAGGCCTGA
- a CDS encoding iron ABC transporter permease, protein MTQVTAPAAETLRQPVRTVRVAGVFVLVAAAIIMLAAVHLTQGTSSIGAGDLVRLVIGRGSDDAQNVLIASRLPRLLAGVLVGVALGVAGAGLQSLARNPLASPDTLGVNAGAYLAVVVVSAFGIPLPVLSAGGVAFLGGLAAAGLVLALSAGGATGPTRLILAGSAVAMALAGVTTLLLLLYREETVGTFAWGAGTLVQTDLHAVTQMAPIVALGIVGAFLLAAKLDILTLGDDTAAVLGVHVRRVRILTTLVTVLLSAAAVTVAGPVGFVGLVAPVLVRLIAPIVPGVLRHRVLLPLSGLAGVLVVLAADVILRALFGGQAGVEIPTGIMTMVVGAGVLVWLARRHRDSGRSPGGTGSGVRSRRTFWLVTIALVVLLVVALVGAMLTGDAFLRTGDLVNWISGRSGRAITYVLDQRIPRVLSAILCGAALAIAGTTVQAVCRNPLAEPGILGITGGAGVGAVTILILVPSASIWLLSGTAAVAALLTFGLVYVASWRGGLSSDRLVLIGVGVSSAATAITTLLIVATDPWNLSLAMTWLSGSTYGRTLPQIVPVTIALAVLTPLIVHVRRELDLLALDDDVPRILGVRLERTRLVMLLAAALLTAAAVSAIGVVGFVGLVAPHAARALVGGRHARILPVAALLGAVLVSLADSLGRTLLAPAQIPAGLLTALIGAPYFVYLLWRTRVPTR, encoded by the coding sequence TTGACCCAGGTCACCGCGCCGGCTGCCGAAACCCTCCGGCAGCCGGTCCGTACGGTGCGCGTGGCCGGCGTTTTCGTGCTGGTCGCGGCGGCGATCATCATGCTGGCGGCGGTACATCTGACGCAGGGCACGTCCTCGATCGGGGCCGGGGATCTGGTCCGGCTGGTGATCGGCCGCGGCTCCGACGACGCGCAGAACGTACTGATCGCGTCGCGCTTGCCGCGGTTGCTGGCCGGCGTACTGGTCGGGGTTGCCCTCGGCGTAGCCGGCGCGGGACTGCAGTCGCTGGCGCGAAACCCGCTGGCCTCGCCGGACACGCTGGGCGTCAACGCGGGCGCGTACCTGGCGGTCGTGGTCGTCTCCGCGTTCGGGATTCCGCTGCCCGTCCTGTCGGCCGGCGGCGTCGCGTTCCTCGGCGGGCTGGCGGCCGCGGGTCTCGTACTCGCCCTGTCCGCCGGTGGCGCGACCGGGCCGACGCGGCTGATCCTCGCGGGGTCCGCGGTCGCGATGGCACTCGCGGGCGTGACCACGCTGCTCCTGCTGCTGTACCGCGAGGAAACCGTCGGCACGTTCGCCTGGGGTGCCGGCACGCTCGTCCAGACCGACCTGCACGCGGTCACCCAAATGGCGCCGATCGTTGCCCTCGGCATCGTCGGCGCGTTCCTGCTGGCGGCGAAACTGGACATCCTCACGCTCGGCGACGACACCGCGGCGGTCCTCGGCGTGCACGTACGCCGGGTACGCATCCTGACCACGCTGGTCACGGTCCTGCTCTCCGCCGCCGCGGTCACGGTCGCGGGACCGGTCGGTTTCGTCGGCCTGGTCGCGCCCGTACTGGTCCGGCTGATCGCCCCGATCGTTCCGGGCGTACTCCGGCATCGCGTCCTGCTCCCGCTCTCCGGCCTGGCCGGCGTCCTGGTCGTACTCGCCGCGGACGTCATCCTGCGGGCGCTGTTCGGCGGCCAGGCCGGCGTGGAGATCCCGACCGGCATCATGACGATGGTCGTCGGCGCGGGCGTCCTGGTCTGGCTGGCCCGGCGGCACCGCGATTCCGGGCGCTCTCCCGGCGGCACAGGTTCCGGTGTACGCAGTCGGCGCACGTTCTGGCTCGTCACGATCGCCCTTGTCGTTCTGTTGGTCGTGGCCCTCGTCGGCGCGATGCTGACCGGCGACGCCTTCCTTCGTACCGGCGACCTGGTCAACTGGATCAGCGGTCGCTCCGGCCGGGCAATCACGTACGTCCTGGACCAGCGCATCCCCCGCGTACTCTCCGCGATACTGTGCGGCGCCGCGCTCGCCATCGCCGGTACGACCGTGCAGGCCGTCTGCCGGAACCCGCTCGCCGAACCAGGCATCCTCGGCATCACCGGCGGGGCCGGCGTCGGCGCCGTGACGATCCTGATCCTGGTGCCGTCGGCAAGCATCTGGTTGCTGTCCGGTACGGCAGCCGTCGCCGCGCTGCTCACTTTCGGCCTGGTGTACGTCGCCTCCTGGCGCGGCGGCCTCAGCTCGGACCGGCTCGTACTCATCGGCGTCGGCGTCTCGTCGGCCGCGACCGCCATCACCACGCTGCTGATCGTCGCGACCGACCCGTGGAACCTGAGCCTCGCCATGACCTGGCTCTCCGGCAGCACCTACGGGCGTACGCTCCCGCAGATCGTCCCGGTCACGATCGCGCTGGCCGTACTGACCCCGCTGATCGTGCACGTACGACGGGAGCTGGATCTGCTCGCGCTGGACGACGATGTCCCCCGCATCCTCGGCGTCCGGCTGGAGCGGACCCGGCTGGTGATGCTGCTGGCGGCAGCGCTGCTGACCGCGGCGGCGGTCTCGGCGATCGGCGTGGTCGGTTTCGTCGGCCTGGTCGCCCCGCACGCGGCCCGCGCCCTGGTCGGCGGCCGGCACGCCCGGATCCTCCCGGTCGCGGCACTGCTCGGCGCCGTCCTGGTCAGCCTCGCCGACAGCCTCGGCCGAACCCTGCTCGCCCCGGCCCAGATCCCAGCCGGCCTCCTGACCGCCCTGATCGGCGCGCCGTACTTCGTCTACCTGCTCTGGCGCACGCGCGTGCCCACGCGCTGA
- a CDS encoding ABC transporter substrate-binding protein, with amino-acid sequence MRRTAIALVAAALLSLTACGTSEPTTSDDTSTAAARPVSLTDARNKKLDLKAPAARVVALEWNAVESLISLGVMPVGVADVKGYTNWVTAEKLDPSVKDVGTRGESSVDAIVALNPDLVVTTTDESANTIAQLEKAAPVLVLRGADAANAIPQMKTNLDLIGQATGKQEQAKQLTAGFDQAVAEGKKKIADAGKAGTGFTMSDGWKQGSTISIRMYTSGSLLGAVAAELGLKNGWTGAGDKVYGMAQTDLEGLTKLPNGTFLYIANKNDGGDVFGEDLAGNAIWKNLPFVKAGNVHRLPDGIWMFGGPKSAEQFVDAAVQAVTS; translated from the coding sequence ATGAGACGAACCGCCATCGCTCTGGTCGCTGCTGCCCTGCTGTCCCTGACGGCGTGCGGCACCAGCGAACCGACCACCTCCGACGACACGTCGACCGCGGCCGCGCGGCCGGTGTCGCTGACCGACGCGCGGAACAAGAAACTCGACCTGAAAGCCCCGGCCGCGAGGGTGGTCGCGCTCGAGTGGAACGCGGTCGAAAGCCTGATCTCGCTCGGCGTGATGCCGGTCGGCGTCGCGGACGTCAAGGGGTACACGAACTGGGTGACCGCCGAGAAGCTGGATCCGTCGGTGAAGGACGTCGGGACCCGTGGCGAGTCCAGCGTCGACGCGATCGTTGCCCTGAACCCCGATCTGGTCGTCACCACCACCGACGAGTCGGCGAACACGATCGCCCAGCTGGAGAAGGCCGCGCCGGTGCTGGTGCTGCGCGGCGCGGACGCGGCGAACGCGATCCCGCAGATGAAGACCAACCTGGACCTGATCGGCCAGGCCACCGGCAAGCAGGAGCAGGCGAAGCAGCTGACCGCCGGCTTCGACCAGGCAGTTGCCGAGGGCAAGAAGAAGATCGCCGACGCGGGCAAGGCCGGTACCGGCTTCACGATGTCCGACGGCTGGAAGCAGGGCAGCACGATCTCGATCCGGATGTACACCTCCGGCTCGCTGCTCGGCGCGGTCGCGGCCGAGCTCGGCCTGAAGAACGGCTGGACCGGCGCCGGCGACAAGGTGTACGGGATGGCGCAGACCGATCTGGAAGGGCTGACCAAGCTCCCGAACGGTACGTTCCTGTACATCGCGAACAAGAACGACGGCGGCGACGTGTTCGGCGAGGACCTGGCCGGGAACGCGATCTGGAAGAACCTTCCGTTCGTGAAGGCGGGCAACGTCCATCGCCTGCCCGACGGTATCTGGATGTTCGGCGGGCCGAAGTCGGCCGAGCAGTTCGTCGACGCCGCCGTCCAGGCAGTCACCTCTTGA
- a CDS encoding ABC transporter ATP-binding protein, whose product MHELVGLTGAELRLGYHGRHVVDGASLRIEAASVTALVGPNGSGKSTLLRALARLHQPDAGSITFPGGDDALALSAKEFARKVTLLSQSRPTPNGVRVRDVVGYGRHPHKGRWRNDDADGPRAIEHAMTVTGVRAMADRAVDELSGGELQRVWLATCLAQDTGVLLLDEPTTFLDLRYQIEILDLMRELADEHGVAVGVVLHDLNQAAAVADRIALLDQGRVRATGTPEEVLRAGALTETYGIRIEVGTDPATGLVSTRPIGKHLSRVTTI is encoded by the coding sequence ATGCACGAACTGGTGGGGCTGACCGGCGCCGAGCTGCGCCTCGGGTATCACGGCCGGCATGTCGTCGACGGCGCGTCGCTGCGGATCGAGGCCGCGAGCGTGACCGCGCTCGTCGGGCCGAACGGCAGCGGCAAGTCGACGCTGCTCCGCGCTCTGGCCCGGCTGCACCAGCCGGACGCGGGCAGCATCACGTTCCCCGGCGGCGACGACGCGCTCGCCCTGTCGGCGAAGGAGTTCGCCCGCAAGGTCACGCTGCTGTCGCAGTCCCGGCCGACCCCGAACGGCGTCCGCGTGCGCGACGTCGTCGGGTACGGACGGCACCCGCACAAGGGCCGCTGGCGCAACGACGACGCGGACGGCCCACGGGCGATCGAGCACGCGATGACGGTCACCGGCGTACGCGCGATGGCCGACCGCGCGGTCGACGAGCTGTCCGGCGGCGAACTGCAACGCGTCTGGCTCGCGACCTGCCTCGCACAGGACACCGGCGTCCTGCTGCTCGACGAACCGACCACCTTCCTCGACCTGCGCTACCAGATCGAGATTCTCGACCTGATGCGCGAACTCGCCGACGAGCACGGAGTTGCCGTCGGTGTCGTCCTGCACGACCTCAACCAGGCGGCCGCGGTGGCCGACCGGATCGCGCTACTCGATCAGGGGCGAGTACGCGCGACCGGTACGCCGGAGGAGGTCCTGCGGGCCGGCGCGCTGACCGAGACGTACGGCATCCGGATCGAGGTCGGCACCGATCCGGCCACCGGCCTGGTCAGCACCCGCCCCATCGGCAAGCACCTGTCCCGCGTCACCACGATCTGA